The DNA sequence GAGAGGCTTTCCAAAAGGCAAGAAGATCCTCCACCCCCCAAGGCTTTCCCTTCATTTCAAAGGCAACTGAACTATCCCGGGAAGCTCCTCCCCAGGGCAATCAAATGAATCCTTGGGACTTGGCAACAAGTGAAATGCTATTACCTGGGACTAGTGCCTATGAACACCTAAAGTGGCTTTTTGGAAGTTTCCAAGaaagtagtttgctatttcaAGATCAACTATGGTAAAAAACAGAGATTAAAACAGAGTTTAAAAACTCCCTGAGACTTTGAAGACATGTGGCATTTCTGAAAGGGGAAAGGTCCTTGAAGACTGCGGCCAACCTGGGTGGTGCCCTTTCTCAGAACTCCTAAGTTCTCAGTAGATCCAAGTATACCAGTGCTGAAATGGAAGACATGCAGGCAAAAACTAGGATGTTTTTatgaaaggagaaagggggatgCAAAGTTTGGGGAGGGGTAGGagggggggaaaaaaacaaaaccaaacaaaacatgtTGACTGCTGAAGGCTCCGGTCTAAGTCAGTACCAAGTCCTTGGTGATCAGGGCCTCTTTTCTGGAGGTGCTGCTTTTTGTGTGAGGATGTCAAACGGAGGTTCTGACCGACGATGTCCATTAAAGATTCCATGGCACTTTCCAAGAGTCAGAGGTTTTAAGCTAGGTGTCCTGACTCAATGACCACCTCTGGCCTTGCCTTGTATCTACCTAACATTCCCCCTGCGGTTTTACAGGCTTCTTCACTTTCCTTCCTAAACTGTTGTGCTGTGTTCTTGAACAGTTTTCACTTTGCCCCCCAAAGGTAGATGCACTTCAGTACTGGGTGAAGTGATTCCCATATAATGTACACAACAAATGGACATATCTTCCTAGAATCCCAGCACCTGGAAAacaaatattattatgaaaactcCATCACCAAGGATAAGCATACGAAAGtatagaggaagggaaagagataacatCAATATTTACCAGATTAATCGTCAGGCAAAAGCTTAAGCAACAGCTCCTCAACTCCCCTGACCTgttaaacaaagagaaaaaaaaaagaatagagcgctctctctttctctctctcccctagaGGGGGCAAAATCAAATTGAGAACAATTAGCCATGATACATACCATTAAGTGGTGCTCTATCTCCCATATCCTAGAGTTGTTATCCAGGTAGTGCTCTTCGGGGTACAGCTGCCACATTAGTGGtagctgggagggagggagatgactGGGCCTGACTGCATCACTTAGGGGTACCTGTACCTGCTGCACTCGAGCCCTAATGAAACTGGT is a window from the Notamacropus eugenii isolate mMacEug1 chromosome X, mMacEug1.pri_v2, whole genome shotgun sequence genome containing:
- the MTCP1 gene encoding protein p13 MTCP-1, translated to MAEGDIVGAPPDHLWVHQEGVYRDEHQRTWIAFVEEETSFIRARVQQVQVPLSDAVRPSHLPPSQLPLMWQLYPEEHYLDNNSRIWEIEHHLMVRGVEELLLKLLPDD